CATTTGGTGCTGGACAACGACTTGTTCGAATTCGTTCAAAAGAAGGATGGGTAACGATGGGGTTCCTGGGATGGTTGGACCGCCGTCATGCGGCTCGCGGGAATGCGGAAAAGATGCTGTACGAACGTTTGCACGGATTGGAAAAAGCGGTGGAGAAGCTGAGCGAAAAAACGGGCGGCCACTCCATTACGATCCAAAACTTGCACGTCCATAATCCGTCGCTGGAGCAGCTGATGTTTCGGCTGGACCGGCTGGATATCGACGAGCTGAGCGGTGCCTTGAATCTCGGCAATAATTTCGGCACGCGGGTGGGGAAGAAGGATAGCGGAACAAAGTCGGAGGAACGTCCGAGCGCCGGGAAAGAACCGGCTGTGCCAAACGAAATCAAAAAAACGCCGGCAGGCTTCAAGTACGAAATTCGCTCGAAGCAGGCCGGCGGCTAAAGGAGGCAAACGTATGGGGAACTCTTTGTTGTCTCCGACATTTGTGATCGGCTACATTCAAATCGGATCCGTCGAGGGGGCTTCCTGCATCAACCTTGGCAACAATTACCCGAGCGGCTTCCAAAGCCATAAAAAGCAAAATCAAGGCTTCGGCACCGTTCACGGGGACGGGAACAGCTTGCGCGAGATCAGGTCGGTGCTCGAGGATAACGATGTGCTGGATGTGCTGGAGCAGTCCGACGCCCGCGTGGCGGAGACGGTCAAATCGTCTTTGTTGGCCTCCGCCTCCGTCACGGCATCGTAAGCCGGCTTCAAATGTTTTGCATGCGGCTGATAGAAGCGGTGTTTTGCAAAACCGGCGAATCGATCAGGTCGTCGTCGAGGATCGTATTCACATTGTTTTTCGATACGTTCAGTCCTTTAAAGCTTCCCGCACCTGCGTTGCTTTTCCCTGTCGAGTTCCAGCCGGGTTGATTGTTGTCACCGACTGCAATCGTGGAATTGGCGGATACGGAATTGACTTCGACCGATTGAAAATGAATATGTTGCGCGGCCGGGGCTGTTTGGTGGTGAATGTATACATCGTGGTCGTCGATCGGGAAATCGATGTGATCGTTGTCAAACACCAGGTTGCAATTGTGATGAATATTTCCTCCGCGGGAGCTGCCGAAGCCGTAGTTATCCTTACGGGTCGTCGTCCAGCCGTATGCCGTATTGTTGCCGATGAAGATGCCTGCTCCCGTATCTACCGAAATGACGGAGATTTTGTTAAACACAACGTTCATCTGTCCGTCCGTCAAGCTCATGGAAATCCCTCCTCAAGATCAGGCGGCTGCAGTGGCTTTTTCCGTTAAGCTATCTGATTTTGTGCGGACGGAATGCTGTCGTTGTCAACGATCGGCGAATCGACTACATCCGAATCGATCATGTTGTTAACGATGTTGGTCACAAAGCTTAATCCGAAAGACTGCATATTGCCGAACATCGTTTTGCCATGCGTGCTCCAACCGGGCTGGTTGTTTTCTCCCACCGCAAGGGTGGCGTCCCGGTTTATCGAATTCACATTGATGGCTACGAAATTGATCGCAAGAGCCATACGTATTCCTCCTGTTTTATACAGACATATGCCTAATTTATTCAGGAGATCTTGTCCGTTGTACTTTATATTTATAAAAATGGGCCTTTATTATCCTTGGTAAAGGAGGTTTATGATCCGGATGAACCAGCCTCAAAAAAAGGAATACCGGCAATGCATACGCTGCCAACAGATGAACGAGCAGACGGACCAGTTTTGCATCCGGTGCGGATCGCCGCTCATCAACCGCTGTTCGGATGAAAAAGGGCTGCTCAGCAAGGGCTGCTTTAAGGAAAATCCACCGGAGGCGGCATTTTGCCGGTTTTGCGGCCAGCCCACCATCTTTAATCAGGCCGGGCTGACCAAGCCGTTTACGGACAGCTGACCGTTAAAAGGCGAATTTGCCGATCAAAGGCATGATGAATTGAAGAGCTCCGATGCCGAGTTTGATGCCGGGCCATAATTTTTGCCAGAAGCCGCCCCCGCCTCCCGCAGCGGCTCCGGCTGCGGGAGCGCCAACGCCGCGGGCGGCGCCGCCTCCTCCAAAAGCTCCGCCCAAACCCCCGCCCAAGCCGCCTAATCCTCCCAAAAGACCTCCGAGCAGTCCGGATACTTGCGCCTGCATGCCCCGGGCTTTTTGGCGTTTGTTCGACGAAGCCGGCAGCTTTCGGTCCGACCGGTAGGCGCTGCTCAGCACAATTTCCCCGTTTTTCACCTCGTTTAAATACCCCGCATAGCAGGTTCCGTCCTGATGCACCACCAGAACGGGATGCCCCGTCCATTTGGCTGCTTCTTTTTCCATCATACGTTTGGCCTTACCAGGCATGGAATCACGTCCTTGTCTTAATAAATAATTCTGAATAATATATGCCTGGCCGCCGCGAAATTCCTGTGCGGGCTGTCCGTTTCGGCATATTCGCGGAGGCGGTTTTGAAGGAATCGCGATATTCCCAGCGAATATATATGAATTGGAAGCGTTATCCAGCGGTGTGGTCCGATGTGTTGATCAGCCCGTATTACGATCAGAATGAAAGCTTTGTCACCTATTGGGCGTGCTGCGAGGTGGAAAGCGCACCCGAAGACGAAGGGGAGACCGGGAACGGTTATCCGCATCCGCTGCCCGAAGGAATGCACACCATTACGCTGCCTGCGAGGACTTACGCGATGGTCGTTTGCACGAACCGGACGATCGGCGAAGGTTATCGCGAGCTGCACGATTGGATGAAAAGGATGGGTTACTCGAAAGCCGATCGGGCGTGTTCCATCGAGAAGTTTTACATCGATGAATCGGAGGGAGAGGGGGCAGCGCAAAGTGAAGAACGGGTCGAGATTTTAATCCCGATCAAGCCGAATCCGGGAGAAGCGCTGGTGGAGCGGATCGATGCCGTGTTTTTGCCGGTACGGGACTTGGAGGAGTCGGTCGCGTGGTATCGGGATGTGTTCGGTTTCAAGCTGCGCTGGCAAAACAAGCGGATGGCCGGGCTTGCCGTAGGCCCCAATTGCGGCTTTCATCTCGTGAAGGTGCGCGATTGGGAGCCGAGCGAGCAGTATACGCCGCTGAACTTTGCCACACGTGATGCGGAAGCCGCGCGCGCAAAGCTGAAGGAGAAGAAGGTGCGCCTGTCGGATTGGCGTCCGGGCGAGCCGGTGCGGTTCGATTTTTGGGACAACACCGGCAATATCATCAGCTTGATTCAATTATAGCGGGGAGCAGAAGGGATACTGCCCGCGGAAAAAAGCCGCTTTGCGGCGCTTGGCCGGGAAACGCGGGTTTCCGGCCAAGGCCGGGAGCGGCTTTTTTTTACCCGGATTATTATGCGAGCGGCAGCTTTCTCCCGAAAAATACGGCGAAATCGAGGTTTTTGTACATGCAGTCCACATCCGAAAAGCCGGCTTCCTCCATCCATGCGATTTGATCGCTTACCTTGGCGTTGATGTCGACCTTTCTTCTTTCGATCGACGCGTCGATCGCCTGCTGAGACAGTCCGCTTTCATGGATGGCGGCAAGCCAGCGGCGCCGGTAAACTTGGTCGGTATAAGCGCTGTTCCCCTGACACTGGTCGGCATTAACGAAAATGCCGCCTTCGCGCAGAAACTTATAAATGGTCGCAAACAGCTGCCTTTTGGCCGGGTGCGTCAAATGATGGATCGACAGAGAGGAGATCACGATGTCGTAAGTCTCGGAAAATGCAAAATCGGAATAATCTCCGACGACGTATTTCACGTTGCCCGCGCCGCGAAAACGTTCGCGGGCGCCTTCCAGCATTTTGTCGCTCAAGTCCATAAGCGTCAGGCTCGCGTTCGGATATTTTTGCAAAACCATGCCGGAAAACAGTCCTGTTCCTGCTCCAAGGTCGATGATGCGGGGGGCGGGAGATTCGCTTTCCACCAATGACAGCGCCGTGCCGTAAAAGTCGTCAAAGCAAGGGATCAGTTGTCTTCGCTGGCGGTCATAATCCCGGGCTACGGCATCAAACAGCTTTTTTACGGAAGAGTCCATGTTATTCGCTCCTTCATTTGGATGATTTCCTTCAGTGTATCGGTTGAACGTCGATAAGTTAAATATATAAAATATATAAATTTTATAGGTATTACCTATATACGCATGTGTCGGCATAGGTATTATGAAAGCGTTAATATTTTAAAAAAACAGGAAGGAGTTGTAAGAAAAGATGTAGAATTGTAGGGGAGGGCAAAATATGCCGAATTATATCGAATTATGACGTTTCAATAAGAGCGATATGGAGGGATATTGATGAAAAATTGGCCGCTTCGCATCAAATTAATGATTGGTTTTTTGGCAGTGATGGTGCTTTTCGTGTCGGCTGAGGCCGTCAGCATCGTTTATTTGCGGGACATTAAGGCGAGCATCGCGCTGCAAAATCAGCGAACGGCCGACGAGAATACCGCGGAAGCGTTAAAAAGCGACATCGGGGAGCTGTACAGTAACCAAGCCGATGTTATCATCAATGAAAGCGAGAAGGCGGCGGCGGAATTCCGTGAAAACTCGCAGGCGTTCAAGCAACATCTGCAAGATTTGCAGGCCAGCGTCGACACCCCGGAGGAGAAAGAATGGTTTAAGGGCTTGTCGGATAAAGGCGATAAATATTTAAAAAACTTCGACGCTGTAATGGCGGTATATCAAAAAAGGAGCAGCTATACCGCGAAGCAGCTAAGCGACGAGTACAAGCGGATCGACAACGAAACCGACACGTACAAGCAGGCGATGTTCGATGCGATCGATAAGCTGATCGGCTCTTACGAAAAGGAACGGAAAGCTGCCGCGGACAATCTGGAGAGGGAAATGGCCGACACGATCGCGTTTACGATCGCGATATGCGCCGGGGCTGCGGTGTTCGGGGGATTGATTTTCTTCGGGTTCGGCACCTATTTGGTCCGGTCGGTCCGCGAGGTTGTCCTGTTTGCGGAGCGGGTGGCGCAGGGCGATTTGACCGGACAGCTGCGCCCGCGATCGGGCGATGAAGTGGGCCGGCTTACCGAGAGCATCAATTCGATGGTCGACAAATTAAAGCATTTGATTCGCCGGGTGAACGAGCAGGCCAATATGGTCGCCGCTTCCTCGGAGCAGATGGACGCCAGTGCCGCCCAATCGGTGCAGATGATCCGGCAAATCTCCGGCTCCATCGAGCAGGTTGCGGCCGGGGCTCAGGCACAAGAACGGTCTGCGGAGGAAGCGTCTCGCGCGATGGAGGAAATGGCCGTCGGGGTGCAGCGCGTCGCCGAGCGGTCCGGCGTCGTATCGGAGCTGTCGCTGGATGCATCGGAAAAGGCAAAACACGGAAACGCGTCGATCCGGCAGGTAGTAAGCCAGATGGAAACGATCGATTCGGCGATCAATCAGGTGTCCGACACCGTTAACCTGCTAGGAGAACAAACACGGGAAATTGTGCAAATCATCGATATGATCTCCGGCATTTCGACGCAGACGAACCTGCTTGCGCTTAACGCGTCCATCGAAGCGGCACGGGCGGGAGAGCACGGACGCGGCTTTGCCGTCGTAGCCGGCGAGGTGCGCAAGCTCGCCGAGCAAACCGGCGAATCGGCCCAGCGGATCGCCGGCATCGTGGAAGCGATCGGCGCTCAAGCCGAGGAAGCGGTTCGGGCTATGGCCTCCGGCCAAGCGGAGGTGCGCGTCGGCATAGACGCCGTGCGCGATACGGGGGGCCGCTTCGAAGAAATTATGGCTTCCGTGCTGGAGGTGTCCGATCAAATTACCGATATGTCGTCCGTCGCCGAACAAATGTCGGCCGGGGCGCAGCAGGTAGCCGCCTCCGTGATCGAGCTGTCGGATATTTCACGCCGGACATCCGGCATTACCCAGGAGGTCGCGGCTGCATCGGAAGAGCAGCTCGCCACTTTGGAGGATATGGCGTCCGCTTCGCGCCATTTAAGCGGCATGGCTACGGGGCTGCAGGAAGCGGTGGGCAAGTTCAAAGTATAGTTTTTTTGCTTTTCCGCAAACCGTTTGGACATGCGCGCCGTTTACTTTGAGGTCGATGTTTGGGTAAACTGAAGATAAGACGCGCAAAGGAGGCCATCATCGTGGCGGAGAAGCAGCAAACTTCATCGAAACCGCCGGGTAAATCCGGCTACAAACAGGCAAGAAAGGAACTGAGGCAGAAAGAGCAAAAACGGATGCGCACCATCATGTGGACGACGGGGATCGTCGTGGTGCTGCTGATCGTGGCCGCCATCGCGTTTTTACCGAAGCAGGCCCCGCTCGAATTCGCTTACGACAAATATCCGGTCATGGGCAAACCCGACGCGCCGGTGAAAATCGTCGAATACGGCGACTACAAGTGTCCGTCGTGTAAAGTATTCAGTCAGCAAATCGCCCCGCAGCTGAAAAAAGATTACGTCGATAAGGGACTCGTTTCCCTCTATTTTGCCGATTTTACGATCATCGGGCCGGATTCCGTAACGGCGGCGCTTGCAGCGCATTCGATTTTTCATCAGAACAACGAAGCTTATTGGCAATTTTACGATGCGATTTATAAAAATCAGCCGGATGAAAAGCTGCCGTGGGCGACCCCGGACTATTTGACGGGCCTCGTGAAGCAGCTCAATCTGCCGATCGATTTCGGCAAGCTGCAGCAGGATATCGCGTCCAAAACGTACGCCTCCGAAATCGACGCAAGCAACGCATTGGCGCGGAAAACCGGCGTTACCGGCACGCCGACGCTTTTTATCAACGGGAAAAAGTTCGAAAACGTGTTTGATTACAACGCGCTGAAAGCCGCGATCGACCAAGCCGCCAAAGGTGCAGGGCAATGACCGGCGAGGGAAGCTTGTTGCGGCTGATCAGGCAATATGCCTTATATTTGGCATGGGTCGTCTCGCTCATCGCAACCGGCGGCAGCCTGTTTATGAGCGAGGTGCTCGGCTATATTCCATGCAAGCTGTGCTGGCTGCAGCGGATCTGCATGTACCCGCTGGTCGTTTTGCTCGGCAGGGCGAGTTATTTGAACGACCGTAAACAGATCGGGTACGTGCTGCCCTTAAGCATCATCGGAGGCTGCATTTCGCTGTACCACTATGCGGAGCAAAAAATTCCCGGCTTCGCGAAGCTTCTGCCCTGCACCGCCGGGGTGCCCTGCAATGTGGATTATTTGGACTGGTGGGGCGTCGTTACGATCCCGCTGCTCGCTCTCATCGCATTCGTGCTGATTACCGTCATTTTGCTGATCGGCAGGGATGGGGCGCGGGAAGCGGAGGAGGAGTAGCCGGTTGCTGTGAAAAGCGCCGATGTCACGGTATAATACCGATATTGTATTTTATAACGACCTGCTAAAGGTTTAACACGAAGCAGCGGCAGTCCCGGACGAAAATCAAAGTCCCGGACTGCCGCCGCTGTATAGTGGAGCGGTTTAAACTTATATACCGGTCCAGACATCTTTGGCATAAATTCCGTTTGACTGAAGAGCCGACAGCCATTTTTCGGCTTGCCGGTCATCAACCTTATGCACGGATTGATAAGCTTTCTTTATCCCGCTTTCTACATCGGGAGCCATTTTACTGCCGTCTCCGCATACGTAAAGCCGTCCTCCGCCGTCCAAAATGCGGATTATTTCCGCGGCATTTCCCGCCATCAAATGCTGCACATAAGTTTTGGGCACGCCTTCCTTGCGCGAAAAAGCGATATGAAGCGTAACCAGCCCGTCTCTTTCATATTGCTCCAGCTCTTCGCGGTAAATATAATCCGCTTCGTTCCTGCAGCCGAAGTAAAGATGGGCTTCGCCGAGCGAGGCTCCTTCCCGCTTCAATGCAGCACGTGCCTGCAAAAAACCGCGGTAAGGCGCTACCCCCGTTCCTGCGCCTACCATGATGACAGCGGTTTGCGGATCTTCAGGAAGCTGAAACCCGGATTCCGGCGTGCGGACGAACATGACGATGTCTTCGCCGGACATACGTTCAGCCAAGTAATTCGAAGCAAATCCACGGTATTCGCCTCGTCCGCTCCAAGCTTGGCCGCGGACTACCCCCACCGTAATGCCGGCTCGTTTTGCGTTCATCCGCGGGGAACTGGATATCGAATAATATCTCGGCTTAAGCGGAGGCAGCAGCTCCAGAAATTTCTCAAACGGAATTTCGCATGCTTCGTATTTTTCAATAAGATCAAGCATCGAGACGCGTTTTTTCAGTATTTGCTCCTCATATGTGCCTTCATGGAGTAAAGCTTCCAGTTCGCGCTTATGCGGGGGACAAACCGTAAAAGCGGCGGCTTCGCGTATTTGCGCCCGGGTCGCCGCCTCCTGCACCTCAACGCTGTGGCTAAGCAGGTCAAACAGAGATACGGGCCGATCCAAAGGCAGATGGGAGCTGCTTACTCCGCTTGCCGTCAATATTACCTGATCGTTTCCATTCAAACCGAACCGCCGTATAATGCGGCCTACAGTTTCCTTGCTGTTACTTGGAAAAACACCAAGATGATCGCCCTCCCGATACGCCACGCCCTCGGGCAGTTCGATCTCGATATGCCGCGTGCTTCGCTCGCTGCCGGGCTGCTGAAGCTCGCGATTGTCCGCGACGGTCGCATGAAACGCCTCGTACGACTCGGCGAGAGGAGTCTCCGCAAGGCCGCTGACAAACTGAATGTTCAGCGTGCTCCGTTCCTTTTCCGCATTTTCGTTCAGTTTTAAATCGAACGTCTTCATCGCATCGGTCCACATTTGCTTTTTCCATGCTTCAAGCTGCTTTTCGAAGTCTCCGCTCGCATCGGCCTCCCCGCGCAGAGAGAAACGGGTCGCTCCTTTTTCGGCGAGCTTCTCGTCGATGAATCTCGGCACCTCTTGATAAGTAGCGGCCCAGTTACGATCCCCGCAGCCGAACACGGCATAAGTAACCCCTTGCAGCTCGCCCGGTTCGACCTGCTCCAGCCATTGCACGAACTGGCGCGCATTGCCGGGCGGTTTGCCGTTATAGGAAGAAGTGATGATCAATAAAGCACCTTCCTTCGGCAAATGGCCGAGCCGATCGTTAAGCGGCGCCGCTTCGCTGCGGATGCCGTGCAAGCGGGCGAGGTCGGCCAGCTCTTTGGCAATACGTTCTGCAGTTCCCATATTGGAGCCGTACAGAACGAGCAGCGGTCTGTTATTCACTCCGATGACGGAAGCTTTTCGTGCCCGATTTTCGAGAGCGGGGGTATTGGCCATGTTTTCATCCGGTTTGGCTGCGTACGGATCGGGTATTTTCTTGTCCCGCAATTGAATGCGTATCTTAAAGTCATCCGGCTTCAGAGTCAACGTTTGTTTGACCTTCAGCTGATAGTTCATATGATCGATCAGCTGAAATCGCTGCAGGATCATTCCGAGAACCAAAGTCGCTTCGTGAAGGGCGAACTGCATGCCGATGCAAGCCCGTTGTCCGTTTCCGAAAGGCTTATACGCATGGTTGGGAATTTTGCCGGGGTCCTCAAACCGCTCCGGCCGGAACTGCTCGGCATCATCCCCCCAGGCTCCTTTATCCCGATGAAGCTTTGGCAAAATAATGGAAACGGCTTCCCCTTTGCGAATCGGATATTTGCCTCCGATCAAGGTGTCTTCCTTGGCGAAAAGACTGAATTGGGGAGCGGTCGGCCATAGACGTACCGATTCGTTTAAAATCATTCGTATATATTTAAGGTTCAGCACCTGTTCATACGTCGGAAGAGGGCCTGTCAGCACTTCATCCACTTCTGCGTAAGCCTTTTTTAAAACCTCGGGGTGTTTCAATAAATAATAAATCGTAAACGACAGCAGTCCGCTCGTCGTTTCATGGCCGGCTATCAAGAAGGTAATAATTTGATAACGAATATTTTCGTCATCCAGCCGCTCCCCGGTTTCCGGATCTTTGGCCGTCAGCATCCTGGCAAGCAAATCGGTTTCTCCCTGATCCCCTCCGGCTTTACGCTCAGCTATAATTTTATCGACCAACGAGAACATCGATTGAATGTCCCGCTCGTACTGCCGTTTTGTTTTAATCATCAGCGCATTTTGAATCGGCAGCCTGTTGCCGTAATGCATCGCTTCGTCCAGCGCACGAACCATACTCACGATAAACGGATTCGGCGTTTCTCTGTAATAGCTGTTGAAGCGGTAGTTGAATCCGCATAAGCCGATCGTGTCCAGTGTCAGTCTTGTCATATCGTCCGGCACGTCGATACTTTCGTCCGGATTCAAACGCGACCATTTTTGTACAAGCTGCGCAGCGATGTCCACCATCATGTCATGATATCCTTTCATGGCCTGCAGGCTGAAGGAGGGCATCAGGATGTTGTGCGCTTTTTTCCAATTCGGTTCTTCGGTTAAACTGGTGAATAGCCCGTCTCCGGCAAAATCGCGCACTTTCAGCAAATGTCCGATGGCTTTGTCAAAACGCGACTCGTCGCACACATCGGCCACAAGATCGGGGCCGGAGACGATAAAAACGGATCTTCCAAATGCCTCGAACCGATATATCGGACCGAACTCGTCGGCAAGCTTGCAGAAAGATAAAGTGGGCGAATCTTTATCGATTAATGGGATATTCCCGAGAACACCGTATGTTTTGGGCTGGGGGATCGGCATTGGTCGTTCCATAAAAAAACTCCTCTGCGTTTCTAAATTTTCCCCAATAGGATTAACTTTCCGATTAATAAAAATACAGGGCCGGCTTATAGACAACGCCTATGAACGATATTCCCAAAATATATTTTACGAACGGAGCGTAAAGGTTCATAATACATGTAAAGCTTTCCATCCATTCGCGAGGTGATCGAAATGGGAAAACAATTCGAAGCCATGCTCCCCGAGCATGAGCGGTTTATCCGGCGGCAAAACCTGTTTTTTGTCGGCTCCGCGCCGGCGGAAGGCCACGTCAATCTTTCCCCGAAGGGGCACGACGTGCTGCGCGTCTTTTCGCCGACGGAGGTGGCCTACCTGGATCTGACCGGCAGCGGCAACGAGACGAGCGCACATTTGAAGGACAACGGCCGGATCACGCTGATGTTCGTCGCTTTCGAAGGCGCTCCGATGATATTGCGGCTTTATGGAACGGGCCGCGTCGTTTTGCCCGGGACGCCGGAATGGGATGAGCTTATTCCGCATTTTGAGCTGCTTCCCGGCGCACGGCAAATCATTTACGCAAAGATTCATGCGGTCAAAACGTCATGCGGCTACAGCGTGCCGTTTTTCTCCTATACCGGCGAGCGGGATACGCTGCGGAAATGGGCGGAGGTCAAAGGCGAAGAGGAACTGGTCGCGTACCGCAAGCAAAAAAATGCCGTCAGCATGGACGGCATCGTAACTCCGCTTGGAGAACTGCTTGGAGCACGGGAGTGAGCACGCGATGTATCCGGATAACGAACGCATTTCAAACATACGCAGCGCCGGTACAGACAAGCTTGTCCGGCTTCCGGACGGAACCATGGTGCCTGGACTCGGTCAAGGCACCTGGTTTGTAGGGGACGACCCTTCTCGAAGGCAGCAGGAAATCGCCTCGCTGCGGCTCGGCATCGAACTCGGCATGACGCTTATCGACACGGCGGAAATGTACGGCGACGGGCGGGCCGAGTCCTTGGTCGGGGAAGCGATCCGGGGTGTCAGGGACCGCGTGTTCCTCGTCTCCAAAGTATACCCGCATAACTCGGGGCGGGGGCGCATTGAAAAAAGCTGCGAAAACAGCTTGCGGCGTCTGAAGACGGACCGGCTCGACCTGTACCTGCTGCACTGGAGGGGCAGCGTTCCGCTCGGTGAAACGGTGGAAGGCCTGGAACGTCTCGTTCAGCAAGGAAAAATAGCGCGCTGGGGCGTTTCGAATTTCGATACGGACGATATGAAGGAGCTTTTCGGGCAAGCCAAGGGCACGGGCTGCGCGACTAACCAGGTGCTGTACCACCTTGGCTCCCGCGGCATCGAATACGACCTGCTGCCTTGGCAGCGGCAGCATCGCATGCCGATCATGGCGTATTGTCCGCTGGCCCAGGCAGGCTCCTTGCGCAGAGGTTTGGTCGAACACGCGGCGGTGCAGCAGGTTGCGGAAAGGCATAACGCCACGACATTTCAAGTGCTGCTTGCATGGTGTATCCGCAGCCGGGATGTTATCGCGATTCCGAAAGCGGCAGAGCAGCGGCATGTGCTGGAAAATGCCGAGGCCATCAAGCTTCAATTGACGGAGGATGACCTCGCCATGCTGGACGGAGCTTTTCCGGCGCCGCGAAGAAAAATTCCGCTTGATATCGTATGAATGGAGGCCATTTTGTGAAAAAAGTGATCATGACTTTCCCCGAAGGCAGGCATAAAGCGGTCACGATGAGCTACGACGACGGCAGGGCGGCCGACCGCAGGTTAGTCGATATTTTTAACAGGAACGGGATCAAAGGGACGTTTCACATCAACTCGGGGATGCTTGGGGAGGGCGACCGCATTCCCGCCGAAGAAATCGCCGGGCTTTACAAGGGTCATGAAGTATCGGCGCATACGGTAACTCATCCGACGATCGCGCGATGCCCGAAGGAACAAATCGTGGATGAAATTTTTGAAGACCGAAAAAATCTGGAGAGCATCGTCCAAAACACGGTCAGAGGACTTTCGTACCCGAACGGCTCCTACAACAGGGAGATCAAGGAAATGCTGCCCTATCTCGGCATCGAATACGCCCGTGTCGTGCAGAGCACCGGAGGCTTCGGATTGCCTGACGATTTGCACGAATGGAAGCCGACGTGTCATCATAATCGCGATCTGATGAAGCTTGCGGAGGAGTTCGTAGAGCTCCATAAGCGCCAGTACTTGTATTTGATGTATGTGTGGGGACACAGCT
The window above is part of the Paenibacillus hamazuiensis genome. Proteins encoded here:
- a CDS encoding pyridoxamine 5'-phosphate oxidase family protein, with translation MGKQFEAMLPEHERFIRRQNLFFVGSAPAEGHVNLSPKGHDVLRVFSPTEVAYLDLTGSGNETSAHLKDNGRITLMFVAFEGAPMILRLYGTGRVVLPGTPEWDELIPHFELLPGARQIIYAKIHAVKTSCGYSVPFFSYTGERDTLRKWAEVKGEEELVAYRKQKNAVSMDGIVTPLGELLGARE
- a CDS encoding aldo/keto reductase is translated as MYPDNERISNIRSAGTDKLVRLPDGTMVPGLGQGTWFVGDDPSRRQQEIASLRLGIELGMTLIDTAEMYGDGRAESLVGEAIRGVRDRVFLVSKVYPHNSGRGRIEKSCENSLRRLKTDRLDLYLLHWRGSVPLGETVEGLERLVQQGKIARWGVSNFDTDDMKELFGQAKGTGCATNQVLYHLGSRGIEYDLLPWQRQHRMPIMAYCPLAQAGSLRRGLVEHAAVQQVAERHNATTFQVLLAWCIRSRDVIAIPKAAEQRHVLENAEAIKLQLTEDDLAMLDGAFPAPRRKIPLDIV
- a CDS encoding polysaccharide deacetylase family protein, whose product is MKKVIMTFPEGRHKAVTMSYDDGRAADRRLVDIFNRNGIKGTFHINSGMLGEGDRIPAEEIAGLYKGHEVSAHTVTHPTIARCPKEQIVDEIFEDRKNLESIVQNTVRGLSYPNGSYNREIKEMLPYLGIEYARVVQSTGGFGLPDDLHEWKPTCHHNRDLMKLAEEFVELHKRQYLYLMYVWGHSYEFDNDNNWDLIERFCEFIGGREDLWYVTNIGFVDYVKAFRQLHFSASRDFVYNPSATPVWLVADNELFVVKAGEQVQLG